The following are from one region of the Macrobrachium nipponense isolate FS-2020 chromosome 21, ASM1510439v2, whole genome shotgun sequence genome:
- the LOC135197662 gene encoding arginine-glutamic acid dipeptide repeats protein-like — protein sequence MLPPHQFPLVGLWYQGTKGPDGTVIEEVMTAVVGKKQPVRGQAFRAPNGEYTSYLCTDDTTLYRPGDSVYIESQRADQPFFICSIQEFRRVNDLRLSKRDTLMVNIKWFYRPSEVPETVYQRLVQDRNTENNNRSLVTDDPVIKSRELFISDATDTYPVSVLRGLCRVDHYSDIHAVRDFLPEDNSFFYILGY from the exons ATGCTTCCACCCCATCAATTCCCCCTAGTGGGGTTATGGTACCAGGGGACCAAAGGTCCAGATGGAACAGTCATTGAGGAG GTTATGACAGCTGTAGTCGGCAAGAAACAGCCAGTAAGAGGTCAGGCTTTCCGAGCTCCCAATGGAGAATATACGTCCTATCTTTGTACAGATGATACTACACTATATAGACCAGGAG ATTCTGTATACATTGAAAGTCAGCGGGCTGACCAACCATTTTTCATCTGCTCAATTCAAGAATTTCGTAGGGTAAATGACCTGAGACTG AGTAAGAGGGACACATTAATGGTCAACATAAAATGGTTTTATAGACCGTCTGAAGTGCCTGAAACTGTGTACCAGCGTCTTGTTCAGGATCGCAACACTGAAAACA ATAACAGATCCTTGGTAACAGATGACCCTGTAATCAAGAGCAGAGAGCTTTTCATTTCCGATGCAACTGACACCTACCCAGTTTCGGTTCTCCGAGGTTTATGCAGGGTTGATCATTATTCAGACATTCATGCTGTGAGGGACTTTCTCCCTGAagataattcctttttttatattcttgg GTActag